One Acidobacteriota bacterium genomic region harbors:
- a CDS encoding DUF4920 domain-containing protein, with the protein MRKVALRLAAALAAGLVLVALTPAFAGDAPAGITGKVYGQGVSSAETVPISQLLANPEKWLGKTVRVEGTITGVCEKRGCWITIGSDKEFQDLRIKVDDGVIVFPVEAKGRYAVAEGVFTKIEMSLEQTIRYKKHHAEEHGEEFDPASVTEPLVFYQIKGTGAVIRN; encoded by the coding sequence ATGAGAAAAGTCGCTCTCCGCCTGGCCGCAGCGCTTGCCGCCGGGCTCGTCCTCGTCGCCCTCACCCCGGCCTTCGCAGGCGATGCGCCGGCCGGAATCACGGGCAAGGTCTACGGCCAGGGTGTCTCCAGCGCCGAAACCGTGCCCATCTCCCAGCTCCTGGCCAACCCGGAAAAGTGGCTCGGCAAGACGGTGCGGGTGGAAGGCACGATCACCGGTGTCTGCGAAAAACGCGGCTGCTGGATCACCATCGGCTCCGACAAGGAGTTCCAGGATCTCCGGATCAAGGTCGATGACGGAGTGATCGTCTTTCCCGTCGAGGCCAAGGGTCGCTACGCCGTCGCCGAAGGCGTGTTCACCAAGATCGAGATGAGTCTCGAGCAGACCATCCGCTACAAGAAGCACCACGCCGAGGAGCACGGGGAAGAGTTCGACCCCGCCAGCGTCACCGAACCGTTGGTCTTCTACCAGATCAAGGGTACCGGCGCGGTGATCCGCAACTAG
- a CDS encoding GIY-YIG nuclease family protein codes for MPAISYQLLILLGRPVRLQVGALGRFCFPAGRWVYTGSARRHMDARLARHLAGPAGKRLRWHIDYLLAHPAARIVAWRRSPVAECRLQAATPGDTPIPGFGASDCRAGCGAHLKLLPEALGDPPGRGWKTP; via the coding sequence ATGCCGGCCATCAGCTACCAGCTCCTGATCCTCCTGGGGCGGCCCGTCCGGCTGCAGGTGGGAGCCCTGGGGCGTTTCTGCTTCCCGGCCGGGCGATGGGTCTACACCGGCAGCGCCCGTCGGCACATGGATGCCCGCCTGGCTCGTCACCTTGCCGGGCCCGCGGGCAAGCGCCTGCGCTGGCACATCGACTACCTGCTGGCCCATCCCGCCGCGCGGATCGTCGCCTGGCGCCGCTCTCCGGTGGCCGAGTGCCGCCTCCAGGCCGCCACCCCGGGAGACACTCCGATCCCCGGATTCGGCGCCTCCGATTGCCGCGCCGGTTGCGGGGCCCATCTCAAGCTGCTGCCGGAGGCACTGGGGGATCCGCCGGGAAGGGGCTGGAAAACCCCGTGA
- a CDS encoding glycosyltransferase family 87 protein, which translates to MTARWRRVVGTPLRETLAHLLLAGSVVGGYVVFFGSWRRFVHFFDHGDQLFYDFVYHYMPMAEKIATAHGPVAGYFYPPLLALLLEPLTRVEPGTAMGLWALVQVLSAALPVLVFRLSTGRRSLALMLTLLQLTSFPLLHNFKWGQVSTPLAALVFLAAGLGFRGVRGGMGAVLIALATALKYYTGLLALPFVLGRRWSHVMVMAAATAAFLFLLPAWVMGPGALLSFYGQLTEAAVEAQSWVSGDPNSQALSHVVLRRLYGRGDAAPRLGIALTVAGGLVVAASLALIHRRRVMEKDPVLATALLLAMVPFVVSTSWPHYFAFLPLAQVWVFHRLSGAAGGLRWIARVACAASVVVGSVLPAILLGGWKLYGLWGLPLLADLLLLVGLVIVVGSTAGERRA; encoded by the coding sequence ATGACGGCGAGGTGGCGGCGGGTCGTCGGCACGCCGCTGCGGGAGACGCTGGCCCACCTGCTGCTCGCGGGAAGCGTGGTGGGCGGCTACGTCGTTTTCTTCGGGAGCTGGCGGCGCTTTGTGCATTTCTTCGATCATGGTGACCAGCTTTTCTACGATTTCGTCTATCACTACATGCCCATGGCGGAGAAGATCGCCACGGCTCACGGCCCGGTGGCGGGCTATTTCTACCCGCCGCTGCTGGCCCTGCTGCTCGAGCCCCTGACGCGGGTCGAGCCGGGGACCGCCATGGGCCTCTGGGCCCTCGTCCAGGTGCTCTCGGCCGCGCTGCCCGTCCTCGTCTTTCGGCTGAGTACGGGGCGCCGCTCTCTGGCGCTGATGCTGACGTTGCTGCAACTGACGAGTTTTCCCCTGCTGCACAACTTCAAGTGGGGCCAGGTGAGCACGCCCCTGGCGGCGCTGGTCTTTCTCGCGGCGGGGCTCGGCTTCCGCGGCGTGCGGGGCGGGATGGGTGCGGTTCTGATCGCCCTGGCGACGGCGCTGAAGTACTACACGGGTCTGCTGGCGCTGCCCTTCGTGCTCGGGCGGCGCTGGTCGCATGTGATGGTCATGGCCGCTGCCACCGCGGCCTTCCTCTTTCTCCTCCCCGCCTGGGTGATGGGGCCGGGAGCCCTGCTCTCTTTCTACGGGCAGCTCACGGAAGCCGCCGTGGAGGCCCAGTCATGGGTCTCCGGCGATCCCAACTCGCAGGCCCTGTCTCACGTGGTGTTGCGCCGGCTGTACGGGCGGGGCGATGCCGCGCCCCGGCTGGGGATCGCCCTGACCGTGGCGGGGGGCCTTGTCGTCGCCGCCTCGCTGGCCTTGATCCATCGTCGCCGGGTGATGGAAAAGGACCCCGTGCTGGCCACCGCTCTGCTGCTGGCGATGGTTCCTTTCGTGGTCAGCACCTCCTGGCCGCACTACTTCGCCTTCCTGCCCCTGGCCCAGGTCTGGGTCTTCCACCGGTTGTCGGGGGCGGCCGGGGGGCTGCGCTGGATCGCGCGGGTGGCTTGCGCCGCCTCGGTGGTCGTCGGCAGCGTCCTACCCGCGATTCTGCTGGGGGGCTGGAAGCTCTACGGGCTGTGGGGTCTGCCCCTGCTGGCCGATCTGCTCCTGCTCGTGGGCCTCGTCATCGTCGTCGGATCTACGGCGGGGGAGAGGAGGGCCTGA
- a CDS encoding Glu/Leu/Phe/Val dehydrogenase dimerization domain-containing protein codes for MTSIDWLRLSPQSFVQALGEQGIERFYLVWDRDAGRVRASHPVLEPLAALLEGDRRDFDHHEGFFAQVGPTSGVLQAAAVHRTCRGQAAGGVRYWHYDTVEDLIRDGLRLARGMTLKNALAGLWWGGGKGVMARNSGAASADPGYRRRVYQDYGAFISSLRGCYVTAEDVGTSVEDMAAVFSRTRFTTCIPPELGGSGNPSVPTALGVVRGMEAALEHLGRGGLAGKTVAIQGLGHVGEPLIGFLQERGVARVIGADLDPRRPVALRRLYPELEMDLRTVERGDLSILAAEADVLAPCATGGILSPATIPGIRAPVVCGAANNQLEDDQRDDLALAERGVLYMPDFLVNRMGIVNCADEPFGSVDQDPAFEAHLGDQWENSIYRLGLAVLEEAARRQLPPARVALEIAERRSLEEHPIWGHRGRLIIDSLVAGGWASSPAGTAPEAG; via the coding sequence ATGACATCTATCGATTGGCTCCGGCTCTCTCCCCAGAGCTTCGTCCAGGCCCTCGGCGAGCAGGGCATCGAACGCTTCTACCTGGTCTGGGACCGGGACGCGGGCCGGGTGCGGGCTTCCCATCCCGTCCTCGAGCCCCTGGCCGCGCTCCTGGAAGGCGATCGGCGGGACTTCGACCACCACGAGGGTTTCTTCGCCCAGGTCGGGCCGACCAGTGGTGTGCTCCAGGCCGCCGCCGTGCATCGCACCTGTCGCGGCCAGGCTGCGGGGGGGGTGCGTTACTGGCACTACGACACGGTGGAGGATCTCATCCGCGACGGCCTGCGGCTGGCCCGGGGCATGACCCTCAAGAACGCCCTGGCGGGGCTGTGGTGGGGTGGGGGCAAGGGCGTGATGGCGCGCAACAGCGGCGCGGCTTCGGCGGATCCCGGGTACCGCCGCCGGGTCTACCAGGACTATGGCGCCTTCATCTCCTCCCTGCGGGGCTGCTACGTGACGGCCGAAGACGTGGGTACCTCGGTGGAGGACATGGCGGCGGTGTTCTCCCGCACCCGCTTTACCACCTGCATTCCGCCCGAACTGGGGGGCAGCGGCAATCCTTCGGTGCCCACGGCCCTGGGGGTGGTGCGGGGCATGGAAGCGGCCCTCGAACACCTGGGGCGGGGCGGCCTGGCAGGCAAGACCGTGGCGATCCAGGGCCTGGGCCACGTGGGCGAACCCCTGATCGGCTTCCTGCAGGAGCGAGGCGTGGCCCGGGTCATCGGTGCCGACCTGGATCCCCGGCGCCCCGTTGCCCTGCGCCGGCTCTACCCGGAGCTTGAGATGGACCTGCGCACGGTGGAGCGAGGCGACCTGTCGATCCTCGCCGCCGAGGCCGACGTGCTCGCGCCCTGCGCGACGGGGGGTATCCTCTCGCCGGCGACGATTCCGGGTATTCGCGCCCCTGTCGTCTGCGGCGCGGCGAACAACCAACTCGAGGACGACCAGCGGGACGACCTGGCCCTGGCCGAGCGGGGCGTGCTCTACATGCCTGATTTCCTGGTCAACCGGATGGGCATCGTCAACTGTGCCGACGAGCCCTTCGGCTCGGTGGACCAGGATCCGGCCTTCGAGGCGCACCTGGGCGATCAATGGGAGAACAGCATCTACCGCCTGGGCTTGGCGGTGCTGGAGGAGGCCGCACGGCGGCAGCTTCCCCCGGCCCGGGTGGCCCTGGAGATCGCCGAGCGGCGCTCGCTGGAAGAACATCCGATCTGGGGCCATCGAGGCCGGCTCATCATCGATTCTCTGGTGGCGGGCGGCTGGGCCTCGAGCCCTGCTGGCACGGCCCCCGAGGCGGGATAG
- a CDS encoding spondin domain-containing protein, with protein MRRHLSRVLSHTLFVLLAAAPALAQGTARYEVSITNLTRGQVITPPVVVAHDAGFQLFTPGMPAREGLRPLAEDGMTAALTAEIGSEPGVMAVAVGDGVILPGQTLAVEVETSSPWPQISVVGMLASSNDAFLGAAALPAPPPGIRGLGLSTALARHTAIAYDAGTEANTESCEEIPGPPCGSPGVRHEEGAEGFIAVHPGLHGGADLDPAALDWNNPVALIRIRRLP; from the coding sequence ATGCGCCGTCATCTTTCACGCGTCCTGTCCCACACCCTGTTCGTGCTGCTCGCGGCCGCCCCGGCCCTGGCCCAGGGCACGGCCCGTTACGAGGTCTCCATCACCAACCTCACCCGCGGCCAGGTGATCACGCCACCGGTGGTGGTCGCCCACGACGCAGGATTCCAGCTCTTCACCCCCGGCATGCCGGCCCGGGAGGGGCTGCGCCCGCTGGCGGAGGACGGCATGACCGCCGCCCTGACCGCGGAGATCGGCTCCGAGCCCGGCGTGATGGCCGTGGCGGTAGGCGACGGCGTGATTCTCCCCGGCCAGACCCTGGCGGTGGAAGTGGAAACCTCGTCTCCCTGGCCGCAAATCAGCGTGGTGGGCATGCTGGCCAGCAGCAACGACGCCTTCCTCGGCGCCGCCGCCCTGCCGGCCCCACCCCCGGGGATTCGCGGGCTGGGCCTGTCGACGGCCCTGGCCCGCCACACCGCCATCGCCTACGACGCGGGCACGGAAGCCAACACGGAGTCCTGCGAGGAGATCCCCGGTCCGCCCTGCGGCAGCCCCGGCGTGCGCCACGAGGAAGGCGCCGAGGGTTTCATCGCCGTCCACCCGGGGCTTCACGGCGGCGCTGACCTGGATCCGGCCGCCCTGGACTGGAACAACCCCGTGGCGCTGATCCGTATTCGCCGTCTGCCCTGA
- a CDS encoding ATP-binding protein: MPRSLYASLALGLTVILILFGSAYLAITLVTTRLHIEELQQGLHRHLAAQLVGEGLLAVDGKIDEAALEDIFHDLMVINPAIEVYLLDLEGRIVRYNAPGPLPLTRVRLEPIRRFLNEPAGRIVRGDDPRHAGREKVFSVAPMMVGNDYWGYLYVILGGDAYASVAAMLQDSYILRLGLAGLAVVLAVALVAGLLLFGVLTRRLRRLSDAVEAFTARDCRGTLEAETGGRDEIARLGASASRMAERIGELLARLEKNDNLRREMVAGVSHDLRTPLASLKGYLETLVMKEGSLSARQQRSHVETALRHADRLSRLVDDLFELAKLDAQFESPRAEPFCLAELVMDLIQKLELRAREAGVRIEAQIPQHLPFVNGEIGLIERALENLLDNALRHTPAGGNVTVRARLEGEDAVRIAVEDTGRGIDPEQLPRVFDAFFRAAPAREGEGGGAGLGLAITRRILELHGRDVSARSTPGRGSTFFFSLEAATS; the protein is encoded by the coding sequence ATGCCCCGTTCCCTCTATGCCTCCCTGGCCCTGGGTCTGACGGTGATCCTGATCCTCTTCGGAAGCGCCTACCTGGCGATCACCCTGGTCACCACCCGGCTGCACATCGAAGAACTTCAGCAGGGCCTGCACCGCCATCTGGCGGCCCAGCTCGTAGGCGAGGGCCTGCTTGCCGTCGACGGCAAGATCGACGAGGCCGCCCTCGAGGACATCTTCCACGACCTGATGGTGATCAACCCGGCGATCGAGGTCTACCTGCTCGATCTCGAGGGGCGCATCGTGCGCTACAACGCGCCCGGCCCCCTGCCCCTGACCCGGGTACGGCTGGAACCGATCCGGCGTTTCTTGAACGAACCCGCCGGGCGCATCGTGCGCGGTGACGACCCGCGCCACGCCGGTCGCGAGAAGGTCTTCTCGGTGGCCCCGATGATGGTCGGTAACGACTACTGGGGCTACCTCTACGTGATCCTCGGGGGCGACGCATACGCCTCCGTGGCGGCGATGCTGCAGGACAGCTACATCCTGCGCCTCGGCCTGGCCGGGCTGGCCGTGGTACTGGCCGTGGCTCTGGTGGCCGGACTGCTGCTCTTCGGTGTGCTGACCCGGCGACTGCGCCGACTCAGCGACGCGGTGGAGGCCTTCACCGCCCGGGACTGCCGAGGCACACTCGAGGCGGAGACAGGTGGCCGCGACGAGATCGCGCGCCTGGGAGCCAGCGCCTCCCGCATGGCCGAGCGCATCGGCGAACTTCTGGCCCGGCTCGAAAAGAACGACAATTTGAGGCGCGAGATGGTGGCGGGGGTCTCCCACGACCTGCGAACGCCCCTGGCCTCCCTCAAGGGTTACCTGGAGACCCTGGTGATGAAGGAGGGCAGTCTCTCGGCCCGGCAGCAGCGCTCCCACGTGGAAACCGCCCTGCGTCACGCCGATCGTCTCTCCCGGCTGGTGGATGATCTCTTCGAGCTGGCCAAGCTCGACGCCCAGTTCGAAAGCCCCCGGGCCGAGCCCTTCTGCCTGGCGGAGCTGGTGATGGACCTGATCCAGAAGCTGGAGCTGCGGGCCAGGGAAGCGGGGGTACGCATCGAGGCGCAGATTCCCCAGCACCTGCCCTTCGTCAACGGGGAGATCGGCCTGATCGAAAGGGCTCTCGAGAACCTGCTGGACAACGCTCTGCGCCACACCCCCGCCGGAGGCAACGTCACCGTGCGAGCCCGGCTCGAAGGAGAAGACGCGGTGAGGATCGCCGTCGAGGACACGGGCCGCGGTATCGACCCCGAGCAGCTCCCGCGGGTCTTCGACGCCTTCTTCCGTGCCGCCCCGGCCCGGGAGGGCGAGGGGGGCGGGGCCGGGCTCGGTCTGGCCATCACCCGCCGCATCCTCGAGCTGCACGGCCGCGACGTCTCCGCCCGGAGCACTCCGGGCCGGGGAAGCACGTTCTTCTTCTCCCTGGAGGCGGCCACATCCTGA
- a CDS encoding PepSY-associated TM helix domain-containing protein, whose protein sequence is MKNEDRRRQGFSWRRWNNILHRDLGYFCVALTIIYAVSGIAVNHVHQWNPNYTFERITRPFDPVPVADRETMVAALVEALGLPGPPVRSFRPAPETVMLFYDGWSVEAHAEEGRAVIERPRERWLLRDMNFLHLNHGKGLWTWFADAYAAVLLLLAITGMFVLRGRKGLAGRGKWFVLAGFVVPIVFLLFQRYL, encoded by the coding sequence ATGAAAAACGAAGACCGGCGCCGCCAAGGCTTCTCTTGGCGGCGCTGGAACAATATCCTGCACCGGGATCTGGGTTATTTCTGCGTGGCCCTGACGATCATCTATGCCGTCTCCGGTATCGCCGTCAATCACGTCCACCAGTGGAACCCCAACTACACCTTCGAGCGGATCACCAGGCCCTTCGATCCGGTTCCCGTCGCCGACCGGGAGACCATGGTCGCCGCCCTGGTCGAGGCCCTGGGCCTGCCCGGCCCCCCGGTGCGATCCTTCCGCCCCGCCCCGGAAACCGTGATGCTGTTCTACGACGGATGGAGCGTGGAAGCCCATGCCGAGGAAGGCCGCGCGGTCATCGAACGTCCCCGCGAGCGCTGGCTGCTGCGGGACATGAACTTCCTCCACCTCAACCACGGCAAGGGCCTGTGGACCTGGTTCGCCGATGCTTACGCCGCCGTCCTGCTGCTGCTGGCGATCACCGGGATGTTCGTCCTGCGGGGCCGCAAGGGCCTGGCCGGCCGCGGCAAGTGGTTCGTCCTGGCCGGGTTCGTGGTGCCGATCGTCTTCCTGCTGTTCCAGCGTTACCTGTAA
- a CDS encoding response regulator transcription factor: MAKRALAIEDDPDLRRLITLHLEDLGCEVVAAATGRDGLEQLEAAPPDLVVLDLMLPDLDGLEICRRIRERDTWIGVLMLTARSSEADRVLGLELGADDYLTKPFSVLEFRARIKALFRRADALTAPARSDEAPAPIRAGELTIDPGRRQVRRGEERIELTAREFDLLWAFARHPGQVFTRAQLLDQVWGYGHEGYEHTVNSHINRLRGKIERDPRNPRFILTVWGVGYKFGEFKESPS; encoded by the coding sequence ATGGCCAAGCGCGCCCTTGCGATCGAAGACGACCCGGACCTGCGCCGGCTGATCACCCTGCACCTGGAAGACCTGGGCTGCGAGGTGGTGGCCGCAGCGACGGGCCGGGACGGGCTGGAGCAGCTCGAAGCGGCGCCTCCCGACCTGGTGGTGCTCGACCTGATGCTTCCCGACCTCGACGGCCTGGAGATCTGCCGGCGAATCCGTGAGCGGGACACCTGGATCGGCGTGCTGATGCTCACGGCCCGCTCCTCGGAAGCCGACCGGGTGCTGGGCCTCGAGCTGGGGGCCGACGACTACCTGACCAAGCCCTTCAGCGTCCTGGAATTCAGGGCCCGCATCAAGGCCCTTTTCCGCCGCGCCGATGCCCTCACAGCCCCGGCACGCTCCGACGAGGCTCCGGCCCCGATCCGCGCGGGGGAGCTGACCATCGATCCCGGCCGACGACAGGTCCGGCGAGGAGAGGAGAGGATCGAGCTGACTGCCCGCGAATTCGACCTGCTGTGGGCCTTCGCCCGCCACCCGGGACAGGTCTTCACCCGGGCCCAGCTCCTGGACCAGGTCTGGGGTTACGGCCACGAAGGATACGAGCACACCGTCAACTCCCACATCAATCGCCTGCGGGGCAAGATCGAGCGGGATCCACGCAACCCCCGCTTCATCCTCACCGTCTGGGGGGTGGGCTACAAGTTCGGTGAGTTCAAGGAGAGCCCGTCGTGA